DNA from Gracilinanus agilis isolate LMUSP501 chromosome 3, AgileGrace, whole genome shotgun sequence:
AGAGTCCCCTGGACAGCTCCAGCGCATGGCTGAAGAGCTGAAAAACACCCATGCCCGACTGGTGGCTTCCCCCGTGGCAACGGCAAACCCCCCCCACTGCATGGCTCTGGAGGTGAATCTCCGTGAGTGGACAGCCAGCTATGGCCCGGCCCCAGATCCTCCCTTCTGTGATGCCCTGGATGGAGAGGTCGTGGTGGTGGTCAGGACCCGGGATCTCTTTAACCTCTCCCTACCCCTAGCCCGGCCCATGAGCACCAGCCTCTTCCTTCAGACCTCTGTCCGAGGCTGGTCCGTGCGCCTGCTAGACCTACCCTTCGCCCCTGCCCGACAGCCTCCCTTGGCCACAGCCCATGCCCGCTGGAAGGCTGAGAAGGAAGGACGTGTCCGGCGCGATGCGCTCTTGCGGACGCTGGGGATGCGGCTGGTCAGCTGGGAGGGTGGGAGGCAGGAGTGGTTCGGCTGTGGCAAGGAGACAGCCAGGTGCTTTGACACAGTGGTGGGTGACACTCCTTCCTACCTGTACGAGGGCCGCTGGACACCCCCGTGCTGCCTGCAGGCCCTTCGGGAGACTGCCCGGCACGTCATCGGGGTGCTCGAGGCCGCCCGGGTGCGGTACTGGCTGGAAGGGGGGAGCCTGCTGGGAGCAGTGCGGCATGGGGACATCATCCCTTGGGACTATGACGTGGACCTTGGCATCTACCTCGAGGACGTGGCCAACTGTGAACAGCTTCGGGGGGCTGAGGTTGGCTCCGTGGTGGACGAGCGGGGCTTCGTGTGGGAGAAGGCTGTGGAGGGAGACTTCTTCCGGGTCCAGTACAGTGAGACCAACCACCTCCATGTCGACCTGTGGCCCTTCTATCCCCGGAATGGTGTCATGACCAAGGACACGTGGCTCGACCACCGCCAGGATGTCGAGTTCCCAGAGCATTTCCTCCATCCGCTGGTGCCCCTTCAGTTTGCCGGCTTCTTGGCCCAGGCACCCAACAACTACCGCCGCTTCTTGGAGCTCAAGTTCGGGCCAGGTGCCATC
Protein-coding regions in this window:
- the LOC123242970 gene encoding fukutin-related protein, translated to MRLTRCQVALAAAITLNLLVFFYVSRLQQQRRRGSRAIRPPRLSHSAPDSRVTVLIREFEAFDNAVPEVVASFLHHDPTQPIVVAADTLPYPPLALPAVPNVRLALLHPSLDRPAAASQPESYVDTEFVALVPDGTRAESPGQLQRMAEELKNTHARLVASPVATANPPHCMALEVNLREWTASYGPAPDPPFCDALDGEVVVVVRTRDLFNLSLPLARPMSTSLFLQTSVRGWSVRLLDLPFAPARQPPLATAHARWKAEKEGRVRRDALLRTLGMRLVSWEGGRQEWFGCGKETARCFDTVVGDTPSYLYEGRWTPPCCLQALRETARHVIGVLEAARVRYWLEGGSLLGAVRHGDIIPWDYDVDLGIYLEDVANCEQLRGAEVGSVVDERGFVWEKAVEGDFFRVQYSETNHLHVDLWPFYPRNGVMTKDTWLDHRQDVEFPEHFLHPLVPLQFAGFLAQAPNNYRRFLELKFGPGAIENPEYPNPALKSLAGSG